One genomic region from Marinobacter szutsaonensis encodes:
- the efp gene encoding elongation factor P has translation MASYSTNEFRGGLKVLLDGDPCIILENEFVKPGKGQAFNRVKLRNLMTNRVWERTFKSGESLEAADVIDQDMEYLYTDGEFWHFMKTDGSFEQYPADAKAVGDTVKWLKEQDVYTVTLYNGAPLTVTPPNFVELEVVDTDPGMKGDTAQGGSKPATLSTGAVVNVPLFITIGEVLKVDTRTGEYVSRVKSS, from the coding sequence ATGGCTTCATATTCTACCAACGAATTCCGCGGCGGTCTTAAGGTTTTGCTGGATGGCGACCCCTGTATCATTCTCGAGAACGAGTTTGTAAAACCGGGCAAGGGCCAGGCCTTCAACCGGGTAAAACTGCGGAACCTGATGACCAACCGGGTCTGGGAGCGGACCTTCAAGTCCGGCGAGAGCCTCGAGGCGGCCGACGTGATCGACCAGGACATGGAATACCTCTACACCGACGGTGAGTTCTGGCACTTCATGAAAACCGACGGATCGTTCGAACAGTACCCGGCCGACGCCAAGGCGGTGGGCGATACCGTCAAGTGGCTCAAGGAGCAGGACGTCTACACCGTAACCCTGTACAACGGTGCTCCTCTGACCGTGACCCCGCCCAACTTTGTCGAGTTGGAAGTGGTGGATACCGATCCGGGCATGAAAGGCGACACCGCCCAGGGCGGCTCCAAGCCGGCCACCCTGTCCACCGGTGCCGTGGTCAACGTGCCCCTGTTCATCACCATCGGTGA